Proteins found in one Plasmodium sp. gorilla clade G2 genome assembly, chromosome: 14 genomic segment:
- a CDS encoding DNA repair metallo-beta-lactamase protein, putative encodes MVEDNIHEIKNDPLIIIDKFPYTKKREALRISEDQEKRKICRIFFLTHFHADHYTNINKYFNENVFCSQITKKLLVNIIEVNDKYVHNLKINKIYYLFNFKVAFIDANHCPGSVIIYFEFKNGTKIIHTGDFRYSNVHSFLIKKLLSYSEDISLCTYKKNEMNIKGEQHDIDRESINDDTYKEEKKIDINGRNIIDSKVDLNWDIIKKEKEENQSESINNDEVKEYDNNPIEIKQKKENSYIPFLRTNEKDNIFYMNENIPIYESDNYFVNLEEIINIYLKIVEELLLNIHKIEKKQFYMYDTIKVDNYFNHFLFIDLCLYFNQNEEDISFFFDYKNLNETGIILNNENIHKIHVKKNETFKCDTIVNDRESVKTEEKQINSIDQIIYDKYNNLEKNLLHIKIKEEKKMMPDSNCILDESQNNIQEKNKKKKKKRNHEDFKEFEDIQTDDKINENRNEIISENKNYIKTIYLDTTYALSKNNLFAPQMYLINYVIYLCKKRLLYDEERSSNILETNKISIEEKQEKKGRNIKKKQTVKVKMENNNNNNNNNICDDDNIFINDYHASNIKQNVLDIKNIINNDTNNCNIHICDNVNTSDLLTNQNEFNKEEKKKKKTLFLFGTYNLGKEKIYLSVSDACNMKIYYKNEKKRKIIESFLHNKHILNKITENKLEAQIHIVDINYSYIFPKLDRRKFLNLIDEDIEKEFDSFYYIIPTGWVKKFSFYERNNISIFLIPYSEHSNLDELKNFVKSIKPCNILPTVFYNEKEKTTILNIFNPFLNLKKELLSFFKMDKKYGSKNNEISPDKKKIKVCEKEDIPKDDVLKNIKQKKLTSFFPLIKKANSSNI; translated from the exons ATGGTTGAGGATAACATacatgaaattaaaaatgacCCTCTGATTATAATAGATAAGTTTCCTTATACGAAAAAAAGAGAAGCTCTTCGCATTAGCG aaGATCAAGAAAAGAGGAAGATATGccgtattttctttttaaccCATTTTCATGCTGACcattatacaaatataaacaaatattttaatgaGAATGTATTTTGTTCTCAAATTACTAAAAAATTACTAGTGAATATAATTGAggtaaatgataaatatgtacataatttaaaaataaataagatatattatctttttaattttaaagtTGCTTTTATTGATGCTAATCATTGTCCTGGATCagttataatttattttgaatttaaaaatggaacaaaaattatacacACAGGTGATTTTAGGTATTCAAATGTTCATAgttttttgataaaaaaattgttatCTTATAGTGAAGATATATCATTATgtacttataaaaaaaatgaaatgaatataaaaggTGAACAACATGATATAGATAGAGAATCAATAAATGATGATacatataaagaagaaaagaaaattgaTATAAATGGAAGGAATATTATTGATTCGAAGGTGGATTTAAATTgggatataataaaaaaagaaaaagaagaaaatcaaAGTGAAAGTATAAATAACGATGAAGTTAaggaatatgataataatccaattgaaataaaacaaaaaaaagaaaatagttatattccttttttgagaacaaatgaaaaggataatattttttatatgaatgaaaatattcCTATTTATGAAAGTGATAACTATTTTGTAAATTTagaagaaattataaatatatatttaaaaatagtaGAAgagttattattaaatattcataagaTAGAAAAGAaacaattttatatgtatgataCTATAAAAGtagataattattttaatcatttcctttttattgatttatgtttatattttaatcagAATGAAGAggatatatcatttttttttgattataaaaatttgaaTGAAACAGGTATAATATTGAACAATGAGAATATACACAAGATACATGTTAAGAAAAATGAAACTTTTAAATGTGACACAATTGTAAATGATAGGGAGAGTGTAAAAACGGAAGAAAAGCAAATTAATTCAATAGaccaaataatatatgataaatataataatttggaaaaaaatttattacatattaaaataaaagaagagaAGAAAATGATGCCTGATTCGAATTGTATATTAGATGAATCTCAAAACAATATTCAAGAGaagaataagaaaaaaaaaaaaaaaaggaatcaTGAGGATTTTAAAGAATTTGAAGACATTCAAACGGATGATAAAATCAATGAAAATAGAAATGAAATTATatcagaaaataaaaattatataaaaacaatatatcTTGACACAACGTATGCATTgtcaaaaaataatttatttgctCCTCAAATGTATCTGATAAattatgttatttatttgtgCAAAAAGAGATTACTATATGATGAAGAGAGGTCATCAAATATTTTGGAAACAAATAAGATAAGCATAGAGGAAAAGCAAGAAAAGAAGggaagaaatataaaaaagaaacaaacaGTCAAAGTtaaaatggaaaataataataataataataataataatatttgtgatgatgataatatttttataaatgattATCATGCTAGCaatattaaacaaaatgttttagatattaaaaatattataaataatgatacaaACAATtgtaatattcatatatgtgATAATGTGAATACATCAGATTTATTAACAAATCAGAACGAATTCAACAAAgaagagaagaaaaaaaagaaaacattatttctttttggaacatataatttaggaaaagaaaaaatatatttatctgtGTCTGATGCTtgtaatatgaaaatatattataagaatgagaagaaaagaaaaataattgaaTCATTTTTACATAACAAACATATacttaataaaataacagaGAATAAATTAGAAGCACAAATTCATATTGTTGATAttaattattcttatatatttccaAAACTTGATAGAAGGAAATTTCTTAATTTAATAGATGAAGATATAGAAAAAGAATTcgattctttttattatattataccaACTGGATGggtaaaaaaattttcattttatgaaagaaataatatttccatatttttaattcctTATAGTGAACACTCAAATTtggatgaattaaaaaattttgtcAAATCAATCAAACCTTGTAATATACTACCAACCGTTTTTTacaatgaaaaagaaaaaacaacaattttaaatatatttaatccTTTTctcaatttaaaaaaagaactaTTGAGCTTTTTTAAAATGGACAAAAAATATGGTTCTAAAAATAATGAGATATCTccagataaaaaaaaaataaaagtatgcGAAAAGGAAGATATTCCCAAAGATGAtgttttgaaaaatataaaacaaaaaaaactcACATCCTTCTTTCCCCTCATAAAAAAAGCAAATTCATCGAATATATGA
- a CDS encoding mitochondrial ribosomal protein L20 precursor, putative, producing the protein MKLPREVVFQVAKGFRGRSKGCFKIARSRAMKALLYSYIMRRQKYRRLRVHWIASINRACREWKFTYAHFMNSLLNNNILLSRKSLYNLCYTEPISFKCLIDESKYLYFQRRLKFRDISQL; encoded by the exons atgaAATTACCAAGAGAAGTTGTTTTTCAAGTTGCCAAAGGATTTAGAGGAAGAAGTAAAGGATGCTTTAAAATAGCAAGAAGCAGAGCAATGAAAGCTTtgttatattcttatataatgAGGCGTCAAAAATATAGGAGATTAAGA gTTCATTGGATTGCTAGTATTAACAGGGCATGTAGAGAATGGAAATTCACATATGCTCATTTTATGAATAGTTTActtaataacaatattttgTTAAGTAGAAAAAGTTTGTATAATTTATGTTATACAGAACCCATTAGTTTTAAGTGTTTAATTGATGAATCaaaatatctttattttcagAGAAGATTAAAGTTTCGTGACATATCACAGTTATGA